A genome region from Mycolicibacterium litorale includes the following:
- a CDS encoding acyltransferase family protein, which produces MTSTQEIGGTRSFLPAVEGLRACAAIGVVVTHVAFQTGHTGGADGRFFGRFDLAVAVFFALSGFLLWRGHAAAARGLRAAPPTAHYLRSRIVRIMPGYLVAVVIILAVFPDTKPDLTVWLANLTLTQIYVPLTLTAGLTQMWSLSVEVTFYLVLPVLALLARRLPVAARIPVLLAVAAASLLWVYIPFDPDSGHNLWNWPPAFFSWFAAGMVLAELTVMPVGWAHRLARRRMLMGLIAVAAFTIAASPLAGREGLQPGTVGQVTLKTAMGAVLAGALLAPLVLDRPDTAHRILGSRVMVTLGRWSYGLFVWHLAALAMVFPMVGEFAFNGHMPLVLALTLAFGFALAAVSYALVESPCREALRRWEFRRATPAHRAPPLDSAVSDVAEPISR; this is translated from the coding sequence GTGACGAGCACCCAGGAGATCGGCGGCACGCGATCCTTCCTGCCCGCCGTCGAGGGGCTGCGGGCCTGCGCGGCCATCGGCGTCGTCGTCACCCACGTGGCCTTCCAGACCGGGCACACCGGCGGTGCCGACGGGCGGTTCTTCGGCCGCTTCGACCTCGCGGTCGCGGTGTTCTTCGCGCTGTCGGGGTTCCTGCTGTGGCGCGGTCACGCCGCCGCGGCGCGCGGTCTGCGCGCCGCCCCGCCGACCGCGCACTACCTGCGGTCGCGCATCGTGCGCATCATGCCGGGCTATCTGGTCGCGGTCGTGATCATCCTGGCGGTGTTCCCGGACACGAAACCGGACCTGACGGTGTGGCTGGCCAACCTCACCCTGACGCAGATCTACGTGCCACTCACCCTGACCGCCGGGCTGACCCAGATGTGGAGCCTGTCGGTGGAGGTCACCTTCTATCTGGTGCTGCCCGTGCTGGCGCTGCTCGCGCGGCGGCTGCCCGTCGCGGCGCGCATCCCGGTCCTCCTCGCCGTGGCGGCGGCGAGCCTGCTGTGGGTGTACATCCCGTTCGACCCGGACTCCGGGCACAACCTGTGGAACTGGCCGCCCGCGTTCTTCTCGTGGTTCGCCGCCGGCATGGTGCTGGCGGAGCTGACCGTGATGCCGGTCGGGTGGGCGCACCGCCTGGCGCGGCGCCGGATGCTGATGGGGCTGATCGCGGTCGCCGCGTTCACGATCGCCGCGTCGCCGCTGGCCGGCCGCGAGGGACTTCAGCCGGGCACCGTCGGCCAGGTCACACTCAAGACCGCGATGGGTGCGGTGCTCGCCGGGGCGCTGCTGGCGCCGCTCGTGCTCGACCGGCCGGACACCGCGCACCGCATCCTGGGCAGCCGCGTGATGGTGACGCTCGGCCGGTGGTCCTACGGCTTGTTCGTCTGGCACCTCGCGGCGCTGGCGATGGTGTTCCCGATGGTCGGCGAATTCGCGTTCAACGGCCACATGCCGCTGGTGCTGGCGTTGACGCTGGCGTTCGGCTTCGCGCTCGCGGCGGTGAGCTACGCGCTGGTCGAAAGCCCGTGCCGCGAGGCGCTGCGGCGGTGGGAGTTCCGCCGCGCCACCCCCGCGCACCGCGCGCCGCCGCTCGACAGTGCGGTCAGCGACGTTGCGGAGCCGATCTCGCGATGA
- a CDS encoding DUF3068 domain-containing protein yields MNRAVALRIAACGLMGLGAALLIAALLLSTYTKGKIAKIPLDIDTTLVSDGTGTAFDPASLLGERFVVDRDVPMVFQQQITVESPSNADVVTLQAGSTLRRTDKQQDNGLMLAMVDTVTMDRSSAMAVSSESNPGGAVQKPRAIEDDQPPTNIALPHEGLTYRFPFDTEKKTYPLFDPIAQKAYDANYDGEEDVNGLTTFKFTQNVGYDNEGKLVEPVKYASLYEDDADSQVTARAALWGVEGDPEEPITMSRFYAAERTLWVDPVSGTIVKSDEHAYHYYARDALRPEVTFADYTVTTNEESVESQVASARSERDRVALWGRILPITFTAVGLVLLVGGALLGSFSLRAESALIDPGLDEAAHGFFQRDDAGEPVPGAEAKTEKLPAQRPTDLPPDRPV; encoded by the coding sequence TTGAACCGCGCAGTGGCGCTGCGGATCGCGGCGTGCGGACTCATGGGGCTTGGTGCTGCCCTGTTGATCGCCGCGCTGTTGCTGTCCACCTATACCAAGGGCAAGATCGCCAAGATCCCGCTCGACATCGACACGACGCTCGTCAGCGACGGGACCGGTACGGCGTTCGATCCGGCGTCGCTGCTGGGTGAACGCTTCGTCGTCGACCGCGACGTGCCGATGGTGTTCCAGCAGCAGATCACGGTGGAGTCGCCGTCGAACGCCGACGTGGTCACCCTGCAGGCCGGCAGTACGCTGCGCCGCACGGACAAGCAGCAGGACAACGGTCTGATGCTGGCGATGGTCGACACCGTGACGATGGACCGCAGCAGCGCCATGGCGGTCTCGAGCGAGAGCAATCCCGGTGGCGCGGTGCAGAAGCCGCGGGCCATCGAGGACGATCAGCCGCCGACCAACATCGCGCTGCCGCACGAGGGGTTGACCTACCGCTTCCCGTTCGACACGGAGAAGAAGACCTACCCGTTGTTCGACCCGATCGCGCAGAAGGCGTACGACGCCAACTACGACGGCGAGGAAGACGTCAACGGGTTGACCACGTTCAAGTTCACCCAGAACGTCGGCTACGACAATGAGGGCAAGCTGGTCGAACCGGTCAAGTACGCCTCGCTCTACGAGGACGACGCCGACAGCCAGGTCACCGCGCGCGCCGCACTGTGGGGTGTCGAGGGCGATCCGGAAGAGCCGATCACGATGAGCCGGTTCTACGCCGCCGAGCGCACGCTGTGGGTGGACCCGGTCTCGGGCACCATCGTCAAATCCGACGAGCACGCCTACCACTACTACGCACGGGATGCGCTGCGGCCCGAGGTGACGTTCGCGGACTACACGGTCACGACGAACGAGGAGTCGGTCGAGTCCCAGGTCGCCAGCGCGCGCAGTGAGCGCGACCGGGTGGCGCTGTGGGGCCGCATCCTGCCGATCACGTTCACCGCGGTCGGGTTGGTGCTGCTCGTCGGCGGCGCCCTGCTCGGTTCGTTCAGTCTCCGGGCGGAGTCGGCACTGATCGACCCCGGCCTCGACGAGGCCGCCCACGGGTTCTTCCAGCGCGACGATGCCGGTGAACCGGTGCCGGGCGCGGAGGCCAAGACCGAGAAGCTGCCGGCCCAGCGGCCGACCGATCTACCGCCCGACAGACCGGTCTGA